One genomic region from Rosa rugosa chromosome 1, drRosRugo1.1, whole genome shotgun sequence encodes:
- the LOC133727196 gene encoding auxin-responsive protein SAUR50, translating to MAIIKKSLSNKALLVPQTAALKQILKRCSSFGKKNNGCNESGLPDDIPKGHFAVYVGENRSRYIIPISWLGNPEFQSLLQRAEEEFGFNHDMGLTIPCEEVVFRSLIDQYC from the coding sequence ATGGCGATCATCAAAAAATCATTATCAAACAAAGCATTGCTAGTGCCTCAAACGGCAGCGCTGAAGCAAATTCTCAAGAGGTGCTCGAGTTTCGGGAAGAAAAACAATGGCTGCAATGAAAGTGGTCTCCCCGATGATATTCCGAAAGGGCATTTCGCTGTGTACGTAGGCGAAAACAGAAGCCGATACATAATCCCTATTTCGTGGTTGGGCAACCCGGAGTTTCAGAGCTTGCTGCAGAGGGCTGAGGAGGAGTTCGGGTTTAACCATGACATGGGTTTGACGATTCCTTGCGAAGAAGTCGTCTTTCGCTCCTTGATAGATCAGTATTG